The proteins below are encoded in one region of Apium graveolens cultivar Ventura chromosome 4, ASM990537v1, whole genome shotgun sequence:
- the LOC141721521 gene encoding nascent polypeptide-associated complex subunit alpha-like protein 2 yields MPGPVIEEIEIQNKLQEDVPVVEDVKEEDDHDDDESDSESDDKEDGAPGGTESSKQSRSEKKSRKAMLKLGMKPVTGVSRVTIKRTKNVLFFISKPDVFKSPNSETYIIFGEAKIEDLSSQLQTQAAQQFKMPDLGSVMAKADLPAISQADEEEEEVDETDVNVRDIELVMTQAGVSRNKAVKALKTHSGDIVSAIMELTT; encoded by the exons ATGCCTGGTCCAGTTATCGAAGAAATTGAAATCCAGAACAAGCTTCAG GAAGATGTGCCAGTGGTGGAGGATGTGAAAGAAGAGGATGACCATGATGATGACGAGTCCGATTCCGAGTCGGATGACAAGGAAGATGGCGCTCCAG GTGGCACTGAAAGTTCAAAACAGAGCAGAAGTGAGAAGAAGAGTCGCAAGGCAATGTTGAAGCTTGGCATGAAACCTGTGACAGGTGTAAGCAGGGTCACCATTAAGAGAACTAAAAAT GTATTGTTTTTCATCTCAAAACCTGATGTCTTCAAAAGCCCAAATTCTGAGACCTACATCATATTTGGAGAGGCCAAGATAGAAGATTTAAGCTCTCAGTTGCAAACACAGGCTGCCCAACAGTTTAAGATGCCTGACTTGGGATCTGTGATGGCAAAGGCGGACCTTCCTGCTATAAGTCAAGCTGATGAGGAAGAGGAAGAGGTTGATGAAACTGATGTGAACGTTCGTGATATTGAGTTGGTAATGACACAAGCAGGGGTATCAAGAAACAAAGCTGTTAAGGCTCTCAAGACCCATAGCGGTGACATAGTGAGTGCTATAATGGAACTCACTACCTAG
- the LOC141717287 gene encoding peroxidase 5-like encodes MSSRELCSFLFTLVLVSCTFLKLEAQLQVGFYSRSCWMAEFIVKNEVRNAFIRDRGLAAGLVRLHFHDCFVRGCDASVLIDSTPANSAEKDSPANNPSLRGFEVIDRAKAMLESTCRGVVSCADILAFAARDSIEITGGLGYAVPAGRKDGRISRDSEASANLPGPASDVDQLTQAFANKGLTQEEMVTLSGAHTIGRSHCTSFSNRLYSYNTTTMQDPSLDFPYAGRLKQQCPEGSTNVNLVVPINPSSPATTDVDYYTDVLANRGLHTSDQTLLTNAETAKQVAQNAMNPTLWRSKFAAAMVNMGRIGVTTGSAAGEIRANCRVIN; translated from the exons ATGAGTTCAAGAGAGCTATGTTCTTTTTTGTTTACTTTGGTTTTGGTTTCTTGTACTTTTCTTAAACTAGAAGCTCAGCTTCAAGTAGGGTTCTATTCACGGTCATGTTGGATGGCAGAGTTCATTGTTAAAAATGAGGTTCGAAACGCGTTTATCAGGGACAGGGGACTTGCTGCTGGTTTGGTCAGATTACATTTTCATGATTGTTTTGTTAGG GGATGTGATGCATCAGTCCTCATTGACTCTACCCCTGCAAACTCTGCGGAGAAGGATTCCCCGGCCAACAATCCTAGTCTTCGAGGATTTGAAGTCATTGACAGAGCAAAGGCCATGCTTGAAAGTACATGTAGAGGTGTGGTCTCATGCGCAGATATACTTGCATTTGCAGCCAGGGATAGCATCGAGATT ACGGGAGGACTTGGCTATGCTGTACCAGCTGGGAGAAAGGATGGCAGAATTTCAAGAGATTCAGAGGCATCGGCTAATCTACCAGGCCCTGCCAGTGATGTCGACCAACTCACTCAGGCCTTCGCAAACAAAGGACTGACACAAGAAGAAATGGTTACACTATCAG GTGCACATACCATTGGCCGCTCTCATTGCACTTCGTTCAGTAACAGACTGTACAGTTACAACACGACAACAATGCAGGACCCGAGCCTAGATTTTCCATACGCAGGGAGGCTAAAGCAGCAATGTCCAGAGGGAAGTACCAACGTTAATCTGGTGGTGCCAATAAACCCTTCCAGCCCTGCAACAACTGATGTAGATTACTACACAGACGTTCTTGCTAATCGAGGGTTGCATACCTCAGACCAAACGCTCTTAACAAATGCAGAAACAGCTAAGCAAGTTGCTCAAAATGCAATGAACCCCACACTCTGGAGAAGCAAGTTTGCTGCTGCAATGGTGAACATGGGTCGGATCGGTGTAACCACTGGTTCTGCCGCAGGGGAAATTAGAGCAAATTGTAGGGTCATTAATTAA